One region of Oryza sativa Japonica Group chromosome 10, ASM3414082v1 genomic DNA includes:
- the LOC136353546 gene encoding uncharacterized protein, with protein MATQTQLLQAIANNQGNRGGLSFGEFMRTKPPTFATAEEPMDAEDWLRIIEKKLTLVRVREADKVIFAANQLEGPAGDWWDTYKEAREEDAGEPNWEEFTTAFRDNFVPAAVMRMKKNEFRRLRQGNTTVQEYLNRFTQLARYATRDLADEEEKIDKFIEGLNDELRGPMIGQDHDSFQSLINKVVRLENDRKVVEHNRKRRLAMNRTPQTAPQRPKWTTSSAWRPTVVTTSRPAASSNFHRPVTIQNRAPAPNQAATGSQSIEE; from the exons ATGGCCACCCAAACTCAACTTCTGCAAGCTATCGCGAACAACCAAGGCAACCGCGGAGGGTTAAGCTTTGGAGAGTTTATGAGGACCAAGCCACCCACATTCGCCACAGCTGAAGAACCTATGGATGCTGAAGATTGGTTAAGGatcattgagaagaagctaaCTCTTGTTCGAGTACGTGAGGCCGATAAAGTGATCTTTGCGGCAAACCAATTGGAAGGACCAGCCGGAGATTGGTGGGACACGTACAAAGAAGCCCGAGAAGAAGATGCTGGAGAACCAAACTGGGAGGAATTTACCACAGCCTTCCGTGACAACTTTGTGCCTGCCGCGGTGATGCGGATGAAGAAGAATGAGTTCAGGAGACTACGGCAAGGGAATACCACAGTACAAGAGTACCTGAACCGTTTCACTCAGCTGGCGCGCTACGCAACTAGAGATcttgccgacgaggaggaaaagaTCGACAAATTCATCGAAGGCTTGAATGATGAGTTACGCGGGCCCATGATTGGACAAGACCACGATAGTTTCCAGAGTTTAATCAATAAGGTCGTTAGGTTGGAGAACGACCGGAAGGTCGTGGAGCACAATCGTAAAAGGAGGCTTGCCATGAACCGCACGCCTCAGACCGCACCCCAGCGTCCTAAATGGACAACCTCCTCGGCATGGAGACCAACAGTGGTGACAACCAGTCGACCTGCCGCCTCTAGCAATTTCCACAGGCCGGTTACCATTCAGAACCGTGCTCCTGCACCGAATCAGGCCGCCACTGGATCA CAAAGCATAGAGGAGTAA